A DNA window from Gillisia sp. Hel1_33_143 contains the following coding sequences:
- the hppD gene encoding 4-hydroxyphenylpyruvate dioxygenase, which translates to MSKKIESVNYGLEKIFEGAQDFLPLLGTDYVELYVGNAKQAAHFYKTAFGFQSLAYKGLETGSRDTVSYVLKQDKIRLVLTSPLNSKHEVNDHIVKHGDGVKVVALWVEDARSAYEETTKRGAKSYLEPTVDKDENGEIVKAGIYTYGETVHMFIERKNFSGTFLPGYVNWESDYNPEPVGLKYIDHMVGNVGWNEMNTWVKWYEDVMGFVNFLSFDDKQIHTEYSALMSKVMSNGNGRIKFPINEPAEGKKKSQIEEYLDFYEGPGVQHIAIATDDILTTVSDLRSRGVEFLSIPPDDYYHAVPDRLKAFEHELGEDIEALKKLGIMIDADEEGYLLQIFTKPVEDRPTLFFEIIQRMGAKGFGAGNFKALFESIEREQQLRGTL; encoded by the coding sequence ATGAGTAAAAAGATAGAATCAGTAAATTACGGATTAGAGAAGATATTTGAAGGAGCGCAAGATTTCTTGCCACTTTTGGGAACAGATTATGTAGAATTATATGTTGGAAATGCCAAACAAGCGGCCCATTTTTATAAAACTGCATTCGGCTTTCAGTCATTAGCGTATAAAGGATTAGAAACTGGGAGTAGAGATACCGTTTCTTATGTTTTAAAACAAGATAAGATTAGGCTAGTGCTAACTTCACCATTAAATTCTAAACATGAAGTTAATGATCATATAGTAAAGCATGGCGATGGTGTAAAAGTTGTGGCTCTTTGGGTAGAAGACGCGAGATCTGCTTATGAAGAAACTACTAAGCGCGGTGCTAAGTCTTATTTAGAGCCAACGGTAGATAAAGATGAGAATGGCGAGATCGTAAAAGCTGGGATTTACACCTATGGCGAAACTGTACATATGTTCATAGAACGTAAAAATTTTAGTGGAACTTTTTTACCGGGCTATGTAAACTGGGAGTCAGATTATAATCCAGAACCAGTAGGGTTAAAATATATAGACCATATGGTAGGGAATGTAGGATGGAATGAGATGAATACGTGGGTAAAATGGTATGAAGATGTTATGGGCTTTGTGAATTTCCTATCTTTTGATGACAAACAAATTCATACAGAGTATTCTGCCTTAATGAGTAAGGTGATGAGTAACGGAAACGGAAGAATTAAATTTCCTATAAATGAACCTGCGGAAGGGAAGAAAAAATCTCAAATTGAAGAATATTTAGATTTTTATGAAGGTCCGGGAGTGCAACATATTGCAATTGCAACTGACGATATTTTAACTACAGTATCCGATCTAAGAAGCAGAGGAGTTGAATTCTTATCTATTCCTCCTGATGATTATTATCATGCTGTGCCAGATAGATTAAAAGCTTTTGAACATGAATTGGGTGAAGATATTGAAGCCTTAAAAAAGTTAGGAATAATGATCGATGCAGATGAAGAAGGGTATTTATTGCAAATCTTCACCAAGCCAGTAGAGGACAGACCAACCTTGTTTTTTGAGATCATTCAGCGAATGGGAGCGAAAGGCTTTGGTGCAGGGAACTTTAAAGCCCTATTTGAGTCTATTGAAAGAGAGCAACAGTTGCGAGGTACACTGTAA
- a CDS encoding homogentisate 1,2-dioxygenase: MPFYHKLGKIPHKRHTVFKKPDGSLYYEQLFGTIGFDGMSSNSYHEHRPTQVKEIKGSYSVKPKIASENNIKSYRLRGFQIIPHPDFLESRKVVLTNSDVDIVLASPQGAAQDYFYKNTDSDELIFIHKGSGKLRTHLGNLDFKYGDYLLIPRGTIYKMDFDDENNRLFIVESRRPIYTPKRYRNWFGQLLEHSPFCERDLRQPYELETNDEKGDFLIKVKKQGEIFDMIYATHPFDVIGYDGYNYPYAFSIHDFEPITGRIHQPPPVHQTFETDAFVVCSFCPRKYDYHPESIPAPYSHSNIDSDEVLYYVDGDFMSRNDIEAGHISLHPAGIPHGPHPGAVERSIGQTETEELAVMVDTFKPLMLTEDAMKIADETYYQSWLDH, encoded by the coding sequence ATGCCATTTTATCATAAGTTAGGAAAAATACCTCACAAGCGGCACACGGTTTTTAAAAAACCAGATGGTAGCTTGTATTACGAGCAGCTGTTTGGAACAATTGGGTTTGACGGAATGTCTTCCAATTCTTATCATGAACATAGGCCCACACAGGTAAAAGAAATAAAGGGGAGTTACAGTGTAAAGCCCAAGATCGCTTCAGAAAATAATATAAAATCTTATCGTTTACGAGGATTTCAAATTATACCACACCCAGATTTTTTAGAAAGTAGAAAAGTTGTACTTACTAATAGTGATGTAGATATAGTACTAGCCTCACCTCAGGGAGCTGCTCAAGACTATTTTTATAAGAATACAGATTCAGATGAATTGATCTTTATTCATAAGGGAAGTGGTAAATTAAGAACTCATCTCGGGAATCTAGACTTTAAATATGGAGACTATTTGCTAATACCTCGAGGCACAATCTATAAAATGGATTTTGATGATGAGAATAATAGATTGTTCATTGTTGAATCTAGAAGACCTATATATACTCCAAAAAGATATAGAAACTGGTTTGGACAGCTTTTAGAACACTCTCCATTTTGTGAGAGAGATCTTAGGCAGCCATATGAATTAGAAACGAATGATGAAAAAGGAGATTTTTTGATCAAAGTTAAAAAGCAGGGAGAAATTTTTGACATGATCTATGCAACCCATCCTTTTGATGTGATTGGATATGATGGTTATAATTATCCTTATGCCTTTTCTATCCACGATTTCGAACCTATTACGGGAAGAATACATCAGCCGCCACCGGTACATCAAACTTTTGAAACCGATGCGTTTGTAGTTTGTAGTTTCTGTCCGCGTAAGTATGATTATCATCCAGAATCTATTCCGGCTCCATACAGTCATAGTAATATTGATAGTGATGAGGTATTGTATTATGTAGATGGAGATTTTATGAGTAGAAATGATATAGAAGCAGGACATATTTCATTGCACCCTGCAGGAATTCCTCATGGACCACACCCGGGAGCAGTAGAGAGAAGTATTGGACAAACCGAAACAGAAGAGTTGGCGGTTATGGTAGACACTTTTAAACCATTAATGCTTACCGAAGATGCGATGAAAATTGCAGATGAAACCTATTATCAATCGTGGTTAGATCATTAA
- a CDS encoding patatin-like phospholipase family protein produces MKKILLILLLLVTVFGYGQEKEGPKVGLVLSGGGAKGLAHIGALKVIEDAGVKIDYIGGSSMGAIIGALYASGYSSHQLDSIFHEINFNILIQDEVPRSAKTFYEKEDTEKYALTLPFDKFKIAFPSGLSKGQNIYNLISRLTMHLGNVQDFSKMPIPFLCIAADIETGDQVVLEKGSLPKAVSASGAIPSIFSPVKINGRLLTDGGVANNYPVEELRKRGADIIIGIDVQDSLVDREQLKSVFDILSQVSNFRTIKDMKEKKALTDVYIKPDITPFGILSFDKGAAIIDSGKVAALSQYAELEKIAKLQGFKNNTISKVQASNTISLNSLTIEGNNSYPRAYILGKLRLKYFSNYTLEDLSSGVNNLAATGNFNRINYSLIPNDTSYTLAMQLEESKNKTFLRLGLHYDNLYKSGALFNLTRKSTIFTNDVASLDVILGDNFRYNFQYYIDKGYYWSVGVKSRYNLFNKGVYVDLTEDNDGFQGIGINKVEVEYQDYTNQFYIETLFQQKFSFGMGLEQKFLKITSETLQDLEDSNSSYTFEKSNYYSTFAYLKLDSYDNKYFPTKGVCFDGDFHVYLFSSDFNNNFSEFSIARGSIGYAVTPFNRFTTRLSTETGFKIGDDDVSSLDFLLGGYGNNFVNNIIPFYGYDFLTISGDSYIKGMVELDYEIFNKNHIIASANFANVEDQLYTSGNWLSAPDYTGYALGYSLETFLGPVSAKYSYSPEVKDSQWYFSLGFWF; encoded by the coding sequence ATGAAAAAAATTCTTCTTATCCTGCTTTTATTAGTTACCGTTTTTGGGTACGGTCAGGAGAAGGAAGGTCCTAAAGTAGGATTGGTGTTAAGTGGTGGTGGTGCAAAAGGATTGGCACACATTGGGGCGTTAAAAGTAATAGAAGATGCCGGTGTTAAGATAGACTACATTGGCGGAAGTAGTATGGGAGCTATCATTGGCGCGCTATACGCTTCCGGATATTCTTCACATCAATTAGATTCTATTTTTCATGAGATCAATTTCAATATTCTTATTCAGGATGAGGTGCCTCGCAGTGCAAAAACATTTTATGAAAAAGAGGATACCGAAAAGTATGCGCTAACCCTGCCATTCGATAAATTTAAAATAGCATTTCCCTCGGGCCTTTCTAAAGGCCAAAATATCTATAATTTGATCTCCAGACTTACCATGCATCTAGGAAATGTTCAGGATTTTAGTAAAATGCCCATTCCTTTTCTGTGTATCGCTGCAGATATAGAAACGGGAGATCAGGTTGTACTTGAAAAGGGTTCTTTGCCAAAAGCGGTTTCTGCAAGTGGAGCCATTCCTTCTATATTTAGTCCTGTTAAGATCAATGGGCGCTTGTTAACAGATGGAGGGGTAGCAAATAATTATCCGGTGGAGGAACTTAGAAAAAGAGGTGCAGATATCATAATAGGGATAGATGTACAGGATAGTTTGGTAGATAGAGAACAACTTAAAAGTGTGTTCGATATACTTTCTCAGGTGAGTAATTTCCGCACAATTAAAGACATGAAGGAGAAGAAAGCGCTTACAGATGTGTATATAAAACCAGACATTACTCCTTTTGGTATACTTTCTTTTGATAAAGGTGCAGCTATTATAGACTCTGGAAAAGTAGCAGCATTATCACAATATGCTGAATTGGAAAAGATAGCGAAACTTCAAGGCTTTAAGAACAATACCATCTCAAAGGTGCAGGCCTCCAATACGATCAGTCTAAATTCTTTAACTATAGAAGGTAATAACAGTTATCCTAGAGCTTATATTCTGGGAAAATTAAGATTGAAATATTTTTCTAATTACACCTTAGAAGATCTTAGCTCTGGTGTTAATAACCTTGCAGCTACAGGAAACTTCAATAGAATTAATTATAGCCTTATTCCTAACGATACTTCCTATACGTTGGCAATGCAATTAGAAGAGAGTAAGAATAAGACCTTTTTGAGATTGGGCCTGCATTATGATAATCTCTATAAAAGTGGAGCGCTCTTTAATCTTACCAGAAAGAGTACAATTTTCACTAATGATGTTGCTTCATTAGATGTTATTCTGGGTGATAATTTCAGGTATAATTTCCAATATTATATAGATAAAGGATATTATTGGAGCGTAGGAGTAAAGTCTAGATATAACCTTTTTAATAAGGGGGTGTATGTAGATCTTACTGAAGATAATGATGGTTTTCAGGGAATAGGGATCAATAAAGTTGAAGTGGAATATCAGGATTATACCAATCAATTTTATATCGAAACCCTTTTTCAGCAGAAATTTTCTTTTGGAATGGGATTAGAGCAGAAGTTTTTAAAGATCACTTCAGAAACACTTCAGGATCTTGAAGATTCCAACTCTTCGTACACTTTTGAAAAAAGCAATTATTACAGCACCTTCGCCTATTTAAAATTGGATAGCTATGATAATAAATATTTTCCTACCAAAGGGGTGTGTTTTGATGGTGATTTTCATGTTTATTTATTTTCATCAGACTTCAATAATAATTTTTCAGAATTCTCTATAGCTAGAGGTTCTATAGGCTATGCGGTAACTCCTTTTAATAGATTTACCACTCGCTTATCTACAGAAACAGGGTTTAAGATTGGAGATGACGATGTTAGTAGTCTGGATTTTCTTTTGGGAGGATACGGAAATAATTTTGTGAACAATATTATACCCTTCTATGGATATGATTTTCTTACCATCTCCGGGGATAGTTATATTAAAGGAATGGTAGAATTAGATTACGAGATCTTTAATAAGAACCACATTATTGCGAGTGCAAATTTCGCAAATGTAGAAGATCAGTTATACACCTCAGGAAACTGGTTATCTGCTCCAGATTATACAGGTTATGCCTTAGGCTATAGTTTAGAAACATTTCTAGGGCCGGTAAGTGCTAAATATTCTTATTCTCCAGAAGTAAAAGACAGTCAGTGGTACTTTAGTTTGGGATTTTGGTTCTAG
- the uvrC gene encoding excinuclease ABC subunit UvrC, with protein sequence METPDLKVQLQTLPNSPGVYQYYDKNGKILYVGKAKNLKKRVTSYFNKRHDVHRTSVMVKKIHDIKHIVVATETDALLLENNLIKKLQPRFNVMLKDDKTYPWICIKNERFPRVFPTRRLIKDGSEYFGPFTNFKTVNTLLDLIKGLYKLRTCNYDLSEEKIQNGKYKVCLEYHLGNCKGPCEAYQSEEEYRRNIEAIRQIVKGNFKDSLQQFRTQMKEHAEKMEFEDAQKIKDKIEVLENYQARSTIVNPRINNVDVFSIVSDEGFGYVNFLQISHGSIIRSHTIELKKKLDESDRELLELGVIEIRQRFNSLSKEIYAPFKIDVGEDVKITIPQLGDKKQIVDLSLRNAKYYRQEQFKQMKIVDPDRHVNRIMAQMKEDLRLHEEPRHIECFDNSNIQGTNPVAACVVFKDGKPSKKDYRKFNIKTVEGPDDFASMEEVVYRRYKRLLSEEEPLPQLIIIDGGKGQLSSAVKALEMLDLRGKIAIIGIAKRLEELFYPGDSYPLYLDKRSETLKIIQQLRNEAHRFGITFHRNKRSKEALNTELESISGIGDKTVVELLKHFRSLKRIKEASLEELAQVIGNSKASIIYTNYHTE encoded by the coding sequence ATGGAAACACCAGATTTAAAAGTACAGCTACAAACCTTACCAAATAGCCCCGGGGTTTATCAATATTATGATAAGAATGGGAAGATCTTATATGTAGGTAAGGCAAAAAATCTAAAAAAAAGGGTTACCTCTTATTTTAATAAGCGCCATGATGTTCATAGAACGTCTGTAATGGTTAAGAAGATTCATGATATTAAACATATTGTGGTAGCTACAGAAACAGATGCATTGCTGCTAGAGAATAATCTTATCAAAAAACTTCAGCCTCGTTTTAATGTAATGTTGAAGGATGATAAAACTTATCCATGGATATGTATTAAAAATGAACGTTTCCCAAGGGTTTTTCCTACTCGAAGATTAATAAAAGATGGTAGTGAGTATTTTGGACCTTTCACCAATTTCAAAACGGTAAATACGCTATTAGATCTTATTAAAGGTCTTTACAAGCTTAGAACCTGCAATTATGATCTTTCTGAAGAAAAGATCCAAAACGGAAAATATAAGGTGTGTCTGGAATATCATTTGGGAAATTGTAAAGGCCCTTGTGAAGCTTATCAATCTGAAGAAGAATACAGGAGAAATATAGAAGCAATAAGGCAGATCGTAAAAGGGAATTTTAAAGATTCCTTACAACAGTTCAGAACACAAATGAAAGAGCATGCCGAAAAGATGGAGTTTGAAGATGCTCAAAAAATAAAAGATAAAATAGAAGTGCTTGAGAATTATCAGGCAAGATCTACTATTGTAAATCCACGTATAAACAATGTAGATGTATTCTCTATAGTAAGTGATGAAGGCTTTGGATATGTGAATTTCTTGCAGATCTCCCACGGTTCTATTATTAGATCTCATACCATAGAGTTGAAGAAAAAGCTGGATGAATCTGACAGAGAACTTTTAGAGCTTGGAGTAATAGAAATAAGGCAACGTTTTAACTCGCTGTCTAAAGAGATCTACGCTCCTTTTAAAATTGATGTTGGAGAAGATGTTAAGATCACTATTCCTCAGCTTGGTGATAAGAAGCAGATAGTAGACCTTTCGCTTAGAAATGCTAAATATTACCGTCAGGAGCAATTCAAGCAAATGAAGATCGTAGATCCAGATAGACATGTTAATAGAATTATGGCGCAGATGAAGGAAGATCTAAGACTTCATGAAGAGCCAAGACATATTGAATGTTTTGATAACTCTAATATTCAGGGAACCAATCCTGTTGCAGCTTGTGTGGTTTTTAAAGATGGAAAGCCAAGTAAAAAAGATTATAGAAAGTTCAATATTAAAACTGTAGAAGGTCCAGATGATTTTGCTTCTATGGAAGAGGTGGTGTATAGAAGGTATAAAAGGTTGTTAAGCGAAGAAGAACCATTACCGCAATTAATTATTATAGATGGAGGAAAAGGGCAATTATCTTCTGCCGTAAAGGCACTAGAAATGTTAGATCTTAGAGGTAAGATCGCCATAATTGGAATAGCAAAGAGGCTGGAAGAGCTATTCTATCCCGGAGATTCTTACCCGTTATATTTAGATAAGAGATCTGAAACCTTAAAGATCATTCAGCAATTAAGAAATGAAGCGCATAGATTTGGGATCACTTTTCATAGAAATAAGAGAAGTAAAGAAGCGCTTAATACCGAGTTAGAATCTATTAGTGGAATTGGTGACAAAACCGTGGTAGAATTGTTAAAACATTTCCGATCTTTAAAAAGAATTAAAGAAGCATCATTAGAAGAGCTTGCACAGGTTATTGGTAATTCTAAGGCTTCCATAATTTATACTAATTACCATACAGAATAG
- a CDS encoding ATP-dependent zinc protease, whose protein sequence is MEKRVIGRFDKADFPLLDLEEIAIKIDTGAYTSSIHCYDIVEEDGVLHCTFLDEEHPLYNGKVFTFNDYDIVFVKSSNGIQQKRYQVQSTIKIFKKVFKISLSLSARQEMKYPVLIGRKFLSKKFIVDPELTDVSFNLNSNEHKNSF, encoded by the coding sequence ATGGAAAAAAGAGTAATTGGGCGCTTTGACAAAGCAGACTTTCCGTTATTGGATCTGGAAGAGATTGCTATAAAAATTGATACCGGAGCTTATACTTCTTCAATACATTGTTATGATATTGTAGAAGAAGACGGGGTGTTACACTGCACATTCTTAGACGAAGAACACCCACTTTATAATGGAAAAGTCTTTACCTTTAATGATTATGACATCGTTTTTGTGAAGAGTAGCAACGGTATTCAACAAAAACGATATCAGGTTCAGTCTACTATAAAAATATTTAAAAAGGTTTTCAAAATTTCCCTTTCTTTGTCTGCTAGGCAAGAAATGAAATATCCGGTTTTAATAGGTAGAAAATTTCTTAGCAAAAAATTTATAGTAGATCCCGAGTTAACAGACGTTTCTTTCAATTTAAATTCAAATGAACATAAAAATTCTTTCTAG
- the rimK gene encoding 30S ribosomal protein S6--L-glutamate ligase, whose protein sequence is MNIKILSRNSNLYSTQRLIEAAKKRNHNVEVIDPLKCDLVIEKRKPSIFYKGKMITDTDAVIPRIGASVTFYGTAVVRQFEMMGVFTTTESQSLVRSRDKLRSLQVLSRARLGLPKTVFTNYSKDVSEVIKHVGGAPLIIKLLEGTQGLGVVLAETNNAAESVIEAFNGLQARVIVQEFIKEAGGADIRALIVDGHVVGAMKRQGKEGEFRSNLHRGGSASVIELSDDEEIAAIKAAKAMGLGVAGVDMLQSSRGPLILEVNSSPGLEGIENATEKDIAKTIIRYIERNV, encoded by the coding sequence ATGAACATAAAAATTCTTTCTAGAAATAGTAACCTATATTCTACTCAGCGCCTTATTGAAGCCGCAAAAAAACGAAATCATAATGTGGAGGTAATAGACCCTCTAAAGTGTGATCTTGTAATAGAAAAACGTAAACCCTCGATCTTTTATAAAGGGAAAATGATTACAGATACCGATGCGGTAATTCCTAGAATTGGTGCTTCTGTAACTTTTTACGGAACAGCTGTAGTAAGACAATTTGAGATGATGGGGGTGTTTACAACTACAGAATCTCAATCTCTAGTTAGAAGTAGAGACAAATTAAGAAGTTTACAGGTACTTTCTAGAGCAAGATTAGGACTTCCAAAAACTGTTTTCACCAACTACTCTAAAGATGTTAGTGAGGTTATAAAACATGTTGGAGGAGCGCCATTAATCATTAAACTTTTAGAAGGAACTCAGGGTCTGGGTGTTGTACTGGCAGAGACCAACAATGCAGCAGAATCTGTTATTGAGGCTTTTAATGGATTGCAAGCTAGAGTTATAGTGCAGGAATTCATTAAAGAAGCCGGTGGTGCAGATATTCGGGCGCTTATTGTAGATGGCCATGTGGTTGGCGCTATGAAAAGACAGGGGAAAGAAGGTGAATTTAGATCTAATCTTCACAGAGGAGGTAGCGCAAGCGTTATAGAACTTTCTGATGATGAAGAGATAGCGGCAATAAAAGCTGCAAAAGCAATGGGGCTTGGTGTAGCTGGTGTAGATATGCTTCAAAGTTCTAGAGGACCACTTATTTTAGAGGTTAACTCTTCTCCGGGATTAGAAGGAATTGAAAATGCTACAGAAAAAGATATCGCAAAAACTATTATAAGATACATCGAAAGAAACGTATAG
- a CDS encoding succinylglutamate desuccinylase/aspartoacylase family protein, with product MAHIDKDDVLEILGKKILPGTGAVINLNMAKLYTTTSVEVPVVIERSKKPGPVVLITAGMHGDEINGVEIVRQLISKNINKPVKGTIICIPVVNVFGFLNLSREFPDGRDLNRVFPGTKNGSLASRFAFQFVSKILPVADFCLDFHTGGASRFNAAQIRVQKGDENSLKYAKIFNAPFTMYSKTIAKSYRETCYKQGKMVLLFEGGKSLDSNKDIAKHGVDGTTRILNHLGMLKPRFICEDPPLNSILIESSAWMRAKYSGMLHVKIACGKLVEKGEYIATITDPYGKFRHKVTANHSGYIINVNQSPIVYQGDAIFHITTHSQAKHEKDTKE from the coding sequence ATGGCTCATATAGACAAAGACGACGTACTTGAGATCTTAGGTAAAAAAATTCTCCCAGGAACCGGAGCTGTGATCAATTTGAACATGGCTAAGTTATATACCACAACATCAGTTGAAGTACCGGTGGTTATTGAGAGATCCAAAAAACCAGGGCCAGTAGTTCTTATTACAGCCGGAATGCATGGAGATGAGATAAACGGGGTTGAAATAGTAAGACAACTCATCTCTAAGAATATTAATAAACCCGTAAAGGGAACTATTATTTGTATTCCTGTTGTGAACGTCTTTGGATTTCTGAACCTTTCTAGAGAATTTCCTGATGGGAGAGATCTTAACCGCGTTTTTCCAGGAACAAAAAATGGTAGTCTTGCTAGTAGATTTGCATTTCAGTTTGTCTCTAAAATACTTCCGGTTGCAGATTTCTGTCTAGATTTTCATACCGGAGGTGCTAGTAGATTTAATGCTGCACAAATTAGAGTTCAGAAAGGAGATGAGAATAGCCTTAAATATGCTAAGATCTTTAATGCTCCTTTTACTATGTATTCCAAAACTATAGCAAAGTCGTACCGAGAAACGTGCTATAAACAGGGCAAAATGGTTTTACTCTTTGAAGGTGGGAAATCATTAGATAGCAATAAAGACATTGCAAAACATGGTGTAGATGGCACCACTAGGATCTTAAATCATTTAGGTATGCTAAAGCCGCGTTTTATTTGTGAGGATCCACCGCTTAATAGTATCTTAATAGAAAGTAGCGCTTGGATGCGAGCTAAATATAGCGGGATGCTCCATGTGAAGATCGCTTGTGGTAAATTGGTAGAAAAAGGCGAATATATTGCCACAATAACAGATCCCTATGGAAAATTTCGACATAAGGTTACCGCCAATCATTCTGGATATATTATTAACGTAAATCAATCTCCTATTGTTTATCAGGGAGATGCCATCTTTCACATCACCACGCATTCTCAGGCAAAGCATGAAAAAGACACTAAGGAGTAA
- a CDS encoding 5-formyltetrahydrofolate cyclo-ligase: protein MKKTLRSKYKELRSNLSSETIEDKSIDIANKLLELPIWDFSFYHLFLTISDKKEIDTEPILHILQGKDKNVILSKSNFNTNKLTNYLLTDTSVIRNNEWGIPEPVDGIEIPSEKIEVVFVPLLAFDEYGHRVGYGKGFYDKFLGECNKDVIKIGLSLFEAEEQIPEILETDIPLNYCVTPNKIYTFKK, encoded by the coding sequence ATGAAAAAGACACTAAGGAGTAAATACAAAGAGTTAAGATCAAATTTATCTTCTGAAACCATAGAAGATAAAAGCATAGATATTGCCAATAAACTTTTAGAACTACCTATTTGGGACTTTAGCTTTTATCATCTTTTCTTAACAATTTCAGATAAAAAAGAAATTGATACAGAGCCCATTTTACACATTTTGCAGGGTAAAGATAAAAATGTGATTCTTTCCAAGAGTAATTTCAACACAAATAAGCTAACCAACTACTTACTTACAGACACCAGCGTTATACGCAATAATGAATGGGGAATTCCAGAGCCCGTAGATGGCATCGAAATTCCTTCAGAAAAAATAGAAGTAGTGTTTGTACCCCTTTTGGCTTTTGACGAATACGGCCATAGAGTAGGATACGGAAAAGGCTTCTACGATAAGTTTTTAGGAGAATGCAATAAGGATGTTATTAAAATAGGACTCTCACTTTTTGAAGCGGAAGAGCAAATTCCGGAAATATTAGAGACAGACATCCCTTTAAATTATTGTGTAACTCCAAATAAAATATATACATTTAAGAAATAA
- a CDS encoding PAS domain-containing protein: MLNDLQLNSILEDFDIAYWKVNLHTKEIIWSDHFESLVGEPPSNTLFFEHFLEKVLHKDYRYDFRIEFDKLRTDPHNFNQEVKIKLQNDKYRWFECRSLKNKENSNKDIAVLLFVNIHQSKRDQYTIEENFFYYRETADMTSTGGWYIDTVTNNIYWDDVTKKIFECPLDFNLEYNERLRYYAPDHQESALMIFDKCEKYGIPFKAELKMVTLHGREFWIRATGKPVYNEEQHIIGIRGVFQDIDINKTNEINLQNSLDIIAAQNSRLFNFAHLVSHNLRSHSSNLSLVSQLLQDSKKPADKLDLISNVTDISKNLDTAITQLNNLVSHESILIKERKNIKFKDTLNIVMTSVSSLINREGAEIVADFSALKEIEYIPEYLESILLNLITNAIRYKQPSRKPVIFIQTYLSQEQAFMEISDNGMGIDLDLHGERMFGMYKTFHKNSDAKGIGLFITKNQVETLGGSIAVTSTINIGTTFKIKF; the protein is encoded by the coding sequence ATGCTTAACGACCTACAGTTAAACAGTATTCTGGAAGATTTTGATATTGCTTATTGGAAAGTAAATCTTCACACAAAAGAAATTATCTGGTCAGATCATTTTGAATCTTTAGTTGGGGAACCACCTTCAAACACTTTATTTTTTGAACATTTTCTAGAAAAGGTACTTCATAAAGATTATCGTTATGACTTTAGAATAGAATTTGATAAGTTAAGAACAGATCCTCATAATTTTAATCAGGAAGTTAAGATCAAACTTCAAAATGATAAATATAGATGGTTTGAGTGCCGTAGCCTTAAGAACAAGGAAAACTCTAATAAAGACATTGCCGTTCTACTTTTTGTAAATATCCATCAGAGCAAAAGAGACCAATACACCATAGAAGAGAATTTTTTCTACTATAGAGAAACCGCTGATATGACCTCTACCGGTGGATGGTATATAGATACCGTTACCAATAATATATATTGGGATGATGTTACCAAAAAGATTTTTGAATGCCCGCTAGATTTCAATTTAGAGTATAATGAAAGACTTCGCTATTATGCTCCAGATCATCAGGAAAGCGCCTTGATGATTTTTGATAAATGCGAAAAATATGGAATTCCATTTAAGGCGGAGTTAAAAATGGTTACCCTTCATGGAAGAGAATTTTGGATACGAGCTACAGGAAAACCGGTTTATAATGAAGAACAACACATAATAGGTATAAGAGGAGTTTTTCAAGATATAGATATAAATAAGACCAATGAAATTAATCTGCAGAACTCTTTAGACATCATTGCTGCACAGAATTCTAGATTATTCAATTTTGCCCATCTTGTTTCACATAATCTAAGATCTCATAGCAGCAACCTTAGTTTGGTATCACAATTACTTCAAGATTCCAAAAAACCAGCAGATAAATTAGACCTTATAAGTAACGTAACAGATATTTCTAAAAATCTAGATACAGCGATCACTCAGTTAAACAATTTGGTATCTCATGAGAGCATATTGATCAAGGAACGAAAAAATATTAAGTTTAAAGACACGCTTAATATCGTAATGACTTCAGTATCATCCCTTATAAACCGCGAAGGCGCTGAGATTGTTGCCGATTTTTCTGCACTGAAAGAAATTGAATATATTCCGGAATATCTAGAAAGTATTTTACTAAATTTAATCACTAATGCAATTCGCTATAAACAACCGAGTAGGAAACCGGTTATTTTCATCCAAACATACCTTTCTCAAGAACAGGCATTTATGGAAATTAGCGATAATGGCATGGGTATAGATCTGGATCTACACGGGGAACGTATGTTTGGTATGTATAAGACCTTTCATAAAAATTCAGATGCTAAAGGAATAGGACTGTTTATCACCAAAAATCAGGTGGAAACATTAGGGGGTTCTATTGCTGTTACCAGTACTATTAATATTGGTACAACTTTTAAAATAAAATTCTAG